A single region of the Streptomyces sp. ITFR-16 genome encodes:
- a CDS encoding MFS transporter — translation MPADIPVPAAPGTPGVRAPHPRFAVGVLAFCGVVVAVMQTIVVPLLPHIPELTGATPAAASWLVTVTLLTGAVFTPVLGRVGDMYGKRRVLVGSLAVLVVGSVLCAVSSHIGVLITGRALQGAALAVVPLGISILRDELPPERVLSAVALMSSTLGIGAAVGLPVAALVVENFDWHTMFWVSGVIGLIDIVLVLACVPESPLRTRGRFDALGALGLSAALVCLLLAVTQGADWGWGSVRTVGLLVAAVVVALLWGAYELRVTSPMVDLRVSARPAVLLTNVAALLIGFAFYANSLVTAQMVQEPKATGYGLGASLVVSGLCLLPGGVAMVALSPVSARISAKHGPKVSLALAAGVIAVGYGVRYFTSHSLWLIIAGATVVASGTAIAYSALPALVMRGVPVSETGAANGLNTLMRSIGQAFCSATVAAVLANITFRAGGRTAPTLHAYQLVFVIAAGAALAALAVTLLLPGHRTAGAGTVEGSRKAPGTREGGARTAGIQEGA, via the coding sequence GTGCCCGCGGACATACCCGTCCCCGCCGCCCCCGGGACCCCCGGAGTCAGGGCCCCGCACCCGCGCTTCGCCGTCGGCGTGCTGGCCTTCTGCGGTGTCGTCGTCGCGGTCATGCAGACGATCGTCGTCCCGCTGCTGCCGCACATCCCCGAGCTGACCGGCGCCACCCCCGCCGCCGCCAGCTGGCTGGTCACCGTCACGCTGCTCACCGGCGCGGTCTTCACCCCGGTCCTCGGCCGGGTCGGCGACATGTACGGCAAGCGGCGGGTGCTCGTGGGCTCGCTCGCGGTCCTGGTGGTGGGCTCGGTGCTGTGCGCGGTCAGCTCCCACATCGGAGTGCTGATCACCGGCCGGGCGCTCCAGGGCGCGGCGCTCGCCGTCGTACCCCTGGGCATCAGCATCCTGCGCGACGAGCTGCCGCCCGAGCGCGTGCTGTCCGCCGTCGCGCTGATGAGCTCCACCCTCGGGATCGGTGCGGCCGTCGGCCTGCCGGTCGCCGCGCTCGTCGTGGAGAACTTCGACTGGCACACGATGTTCTGGGTCTCCGGCGTCATCGGACTGATCGACATCGTGCTGGTGCTGGCCTGCGTGCCGGAGTCGCCGCTGCGCACCCGGGGCCGCTTCGACGCGCTCGGTGCGCTCGGCCTCTCCGCCGCCCTGGTCTGCCTGCTGCTCGCGGTCACCCAGGGCGCGGACTGGGGCTGGGGATCGGTCCGGACGGTCGGCCTGCTGGTGGCGGCCGTGGTGGTGGCGCTGCTGTGGGGCGCGTACGAGCTCCGCGTCACGAGCCCCATGGTCGACCTGCGGGTCTCCGCCCGACCGGCCGTCCTGCTCACCAATGTCGCGGCCCTGCTGATCGGCTTCGCGTTCTACGCGAACTCGCTGGTCACCGCCCAGATGGTGCAGGAACCGAAGGCCACGGGCTACGGGCTCGGCGCCTCGCTCGTCGTCAGCGGACTGTGCCTGCTGCCGGGCGGCGTGGCGATGGTCGCGCTCTCGCCCGTCTCCGCCCGGATATCCGCCAAGCACGGCCCCAAGGTCAGCCTGGCCCTGGCCGCCGGGGTGATCGCCGTGGGCTACGGGGTGCGCTACTTCACCAGCCACAGCCTCTGGCTGATCATCGCGGGCGCCACGGTCGTCGCCTCCGGCACGGCCATCGCGTACTCGGCCCTGCCCGCCCTGGTGATGCGCGGCGTCCCCGTCAGCGAGACCGGAGCGGCCAACGGCCTGAACACCCTGATGCGCTCGATCGGGCAGGCCTTCTGCAGCGCCACGGTCGCCGCCGTGCTGGCCAACATCACCTTCCGGGCCGGCGGCAGGACCGCGCCCACCCTCCACGCGTACCAGCTGGTCTTCGTCATCGCGGCCGGCGCGGCCCTCGCCGCGCTCGCCGTCACGCTGCTCCTGCCGGGCCACAGGACGGCCGGGGCGGGTACGGTCGAGGGGAGCCGCAAGGCGCCGGGCACCCGCGAGGGCGGTGCGCGGACGGCAGGAATCCAGGAGGGCGCATGA
- a CDS encoding ATP-binding cassette domain-containing protein, with protein MGTDGETDFIELDGVEKVFDVRRRTGLLRSERREVRAVDGISFRVGRGEMVGYIGPNGAGKSTTIKMLTGILTPSGGSLRVAGIDPSRERTRLAQRIGVVFGQRTTLWWDLPLRDSYRLVHRMYRIPDARFRANLDRCVELLDLGELLEVPVRQLSLGQRMRGDIAAALLHDPEVLYLDEPTIGLDVVSKAKVRGFLRDLNAERGTTVLLTTHDLTDIEQLCKRVMVIDHGRLMYDGALAGLHEVGESERTLVVDLERELPPIRLESEPSVRTVKVEGPRQWLAFPASASAAPLVARIAAEYPLMDLSVREPDIEAVIAKMYASATGL; from the coding sequence ATGGGTACGGACGGCGAGACGGATTTCATCGAGCTCGACGGCGTCGAGAAGGTCTTCGACGTCCGCCGCAGGACGGGTCTCCTGCGCAGCGAACGCCGTGAGGTGCGCGCGGTCGACGGGATCAGCTTCCGGGTGGGGCGCGGGGAGATGGTCGGCTACATCGGGCCGAACGGGGCCGGGAAGTCGACGACGATCAAGATGCTGACCGGGATCCTCACCCCGAGCGGCGGTTCGCTGCGGGTGGCGGGCATCGACCCCTCCCGGGAGCGGACGCGGCTGGCCCAGCGGATCGGGGTGGTCTTCGGCCAGCGCACGACGCTCTGGTGGGACCTGCCGCTGCGCGACTCGTACCGGCTGGTGCACCGGATGTACCGCATCCCCGACGCGCGGTTCCGCGCGAATCTGGACCGGTGCGTCGAACTCCTGGACCTGGGCGAGCTGCTGGAGGTCCCGGTGCGGCAGCTGTCGCTCGGGCAGCGGATGCGCGGCGACATCGCGGCGGCGCTGCTGCACGATCCGGAGGTGCTCTACCTGGACGAGCCGACCATCGGCCTCGACGTGGTGTCCAAGGCCAAGGTCCGCGGCTTCCTGCGTGACCTGAACGCCGAGCGCGGCACGACGGTGCTGCTCACGACCCATGACCTCACCGACATCGAGCAGTTGTGCAAGCGGGTGATGGTGATCGACCACGGCCGGCTGATGTACGACGGCGCGCTGGCCGGGCTGCACGAGGTGGGCGAGAGCGAGCGCACCCTCGTGGTGGACCTGGAGCGCGAACTCCCGCCGATCCGGCTGGAGTCGGAGCCGTCCGTGCGTACGGTGAAGGTGGAGGGGCCCCGGCAGTGGCTGGCGTTCCCGGCGTCCGCCTCGGCGGCACCGCTGGTGGCGCGGATCGCCGCGGAGTACCCGTTGATGGACCTTTCGGTGCGCGAGCCGGACATCGAGGCCGTGATCGCGAAGATGTACGCGTCGGCGACCGGCCTTTGA
- a CDS encoding DUF445 domain-containing protein: MERIEESGRTERGALPPGPAGRTDGAGTRERPAGLASFAYTAADEEKRRGVRRMKTTATGLLLLVALVYVLATWAKNEGVGGWPGFVAAAAEAGMVGALADWFAVTALFKRPLGLPIPHTAIIPTKKDQLGASLGSFVGENFLSGDVVRDRIHSLGIGGRLGAWLAEPAHADRVTAELSTALRGALTVLRDSDVQAVVGEAITRRANAAEVGPGLGKMLEKVVADGGHRKVVDLICVRAHDWLVQHGDSVMDAVQGGAPGWTPRFVDKRVGERVYKELLRFVTEMRDMPGHPARGSIDTFLTDFAADLQTDSETRARVERLKSEVLGRGEVQDVIASAWSSVRTMVIAAAEDEQSELRLRARASLMSLGARLATDGRLQAKLEGWLEDAAVYVVTTYRAEITSLISDTVAGWDADQTSKKIEAHIGRDLQFIRINGTVVGALAGLLIYTVSRALGG, translated from the coding sequence ATGGAACGGATCGAAGAGTCCGGACGGACCGAGCGGGGCGCACTGCCCCCGGGGCCCGCGGGGCGGACGGACGGCGCCGGTACGCGTGAGCGGCCGGCGGGCCTCGCCTCGTTCGCGTACACCGCGGCGGACGAGGAGAAGCGGCGTGGCGTACGCCGGATGAAGACCACGGCCACCGGCCTCCTTCTGCTGGTCGCGCTCGTGTACGTCCTCGCCACCTGGGCGAAGAACGAGGGGGTGGGCGGCTGGCCGGGCTTCGTCGCAGCGGCCGCCGAGGCGGGCATGGTGGGTGCGCTGGCCGACTGGTTCGCCGTCACGGCCCTCTTCAAGCGTCCGCTCGGTCTGCCGATTCCGCACACCGCCATCATTCCCACCAAGAAGGACCAGCTCGGGGCCTCTCTCGGTTCCTTCGTCGGCGAGAACTTTCTGTCGGGCGATGTCGTACGGGACCGGATCCACTCGCTGGGCATCGGCGGGCGGCTCGGCGCGTGGCTCGCGGAGCCGGCCCACGCGGACCGGGTGACGGCCGAACTGTCGACGGCGCTGCGCGGTGCGCTGACCGTGCTCCGCGACTCGGACGTGCAGGCCGTGGTGGGTGAGGCGATCACCCGGCGGGCGAACGCGGCGGAGGTCGGCCCCGGTCTCGGCAAGATGCTGGAGAAGGTCGTCGCGGACGGCGGCCACCGCAAGGTGGTGGACCTGATCTGCGTCCGGGCCCACGACTGGCTGGTGCAGCACGGCGACTCGGTGATGGACGCGGTGCAGGGCGGGGCACCGGGCTGGACGCCCCGGTTCGTCGACAAGCGGGTGGGCGAGCGGGTCTACAAGGAGCTGCTGCGCTTCGTCACGGAGATGCGCGACATGCCGGGGCACCCGGCGCGCGGCTCGATCGACACATTCCTGACGGACTTCGCGGCCGACCTCCAGACGGACTCGGAGACCCGGGCCCGGGTGGAGCGGCTGAAGTCGGAGGTGCTGGGGCGCGGCGAGGTCCAGGACGTCATCGCGTCCGCCTGGTCGTCGGTGCGCACGATGGTGATCGCGGCGGCGGAGGATGAGCAGAGCGAGCTGCGGCTGCGGGCGCGTGCCTCGCTGATGTCGCTGGGCGCCCGGCTGGCGACGGACGGCCGTCTGCAGGCGAAGCTGGAGGGCTGGCTGGAGGACGCGGCGGTGTACGTCGTGACGACGTACCGCGCGGAGATCACCTCGCTGATCAGCGACACGGTGGCCGGCTGGGACGCGGACCAGACGTCGAAGAAGATCGAGGCGCACATCGGCCGTGACCTGCAGTTCATCCGCATCAACGGCACGGTGGTGGGCGCGCTGGCGGGCCTGCTGATCTACACGGTCTCGCGGGCGCTGGGGGGCTGA
- a CDS encoding SGNH/GDSL hydrolase family protein — translation MPRRQGYTLLITLVAGTAALAAVVAFAGSLLFSGSRAKAAATTSPQGAVRTPAAPAHSTGLWAATWAAAPVGGVADPAQARDQTRRIIRNVVHTSIGGDAARVTLSNLFGTSPLLIDQVTVNTRPVTFRGTPSVTVPAGRQIVSDAVVVPVEADADLVVTLRTPTARGPVTVHPNSHQTSYVEDGQGTWSDHHWRYLTAVDVRGKNPTGTLVALGDSLTAGTGTTTDANTRWPDVLADRLRGRYAVVNEGIGGNRLLRDGIGPRALDRFDRDVLGVAGVKTVVIALGINDVQAFPHETDPLRITEALRGLTERAHARGLRVIGATLMPFRGTRTWTAAQNDVRERVNAEIRGGGVFDEVLDFDRALRDPLHPDRLRAEYDSGDHLHLNDAGYRVLGSLVDVSTLLSPRPSSDAL, via the coding sequence ATGCCCAGGCGCCAGGGTTACACCCTGCTCATAACCCTTGTGGCGGGGACCGCCGCGCTCGCCGCCGTCGTGGCGTTCGCCGGCTCCCTGCTGTTCTCCGGGTCCCGGGCGAAGGCCGCCGCCACCACGAGCCCCCAGGGCGCGGTCCGGACACCCGCCGCCCCGGCGCACTCCACCGGCCTCTGGGCGGCCACCTGGGCGGCCGCGCCCGTCGGCGGGGTTGCGGACCCGGCCCAGGCGCGGGACCAGACCCGGCGCATCATCCGTAACGTCGTGCACACCAGCATCGGCGGGGACGCGGCGCGCGTCACGCTGTCCAATCTCTTCGGTACGAGCCCGCTGCTCATCGACCAGGTCACCGTGAACACCCGCCCGGTCACGTTCCGGGGCACACCCTCGGTCACCGTGCCCGCCGGCCGGCAGATCGTCAGCGACGCCGTGGTCGTCCCGGTCGAGGCCGACGCCGACCTCGTCGTCACCCTGCGCACCCCGACCGCCCGGGGCCCGGTCACCGTGCACCCCAACAGCCATCAGACCTCCTACGTCGAGGACGGGCAGGGCACCTGGAGCGACCACCACTGGCGCTACCTCACCGCCGTGGACGTACGGGGCAAGAACCCCACCGGCACCCTCGTCGCGCTCGGCGACTCGCTCACCGCGGGCACCGGCACCACCACCGACGCGAACACCCGCTGGCCCGACGTCCTCGCCGACCGGCTGCGCGGCCGCTACGCGGTGGTCAACGAGGGCATCGGCGGCAACCGGCTGCTGCGCGACGGCATCGGCCCGCGCGCCCTCGACCGCTTCGACCGCGATGTGCTGGGCGTCGCCGGGGTGAAGACCGTCGTCATCGCCCTCGGCATCAACGACGTGCAGGCGTTCCCCCACGAGACCGACCCGCTCCGGATCACCGAGGCCCTGCGCGGCCTCACCGAGCGCGCGCACGCCCGGGGCCTGCGGGTCATCGGCGCGACCCTGATGCCGTTCCGGGGCACCCGCACCTGGACCGCCGCCCAGAACGACGTGCGCGAGCGGGTCAACGCGGAGATCCGGGGAGGCGGCGTGTTCGACGAGGTCCTCGACTTCGACCGGGCGCTCCGCGACCCGCTCCACCCCGACCGGCTCCGGGCGGAGTACGACTCCGGCGACCATCTGCACCTCAACGACGCCGGTTACCGGGTGCTCGGATCGCTCGTGGACGTCAGCACGCTGCTCAGCCCGCGCCCCTCGTCCGACGCGCTCTGA
- a CDS encoding NADPH-dependent FMN reductase — translation MSTPRVILLLSGSLRAGSSNETVLRTARAVAPEGVRTVLHEGPAALPHFNPDDDAEPLPEPVAALRAAIDAADALLVCTPEYAGTLPGSFKNLLDWTIGGTEICDKPTAWVSTAAPGRGRGAEATLRTVLGYTGATVIEEACARIPVDRQSVGADGVITETGARERIAEVLTVLASSPGDGGQ, via the coding sequence ATGTCGACTCCACGCGTGATCCTTCTGCTGTCCGGCAGCCTGCGGGCCGGCTCCTCCAACGAGACGGTGCTCCGCACCGCGCGGGCCGTGGCACCCGAGGGCGTACGGACCGTGCTGCACGAGGGGCCGGCCGCGCTCCCGCACTTCAATCCCGACGACGACGCGGAGCCGCTGCCGGAGCCGGTGGCCGCGCTGCGGGCGGCGATCGACGCGGCCGACGCGCTGCTGGTCTGTACGCCGGAGTACGCCGGGACGCTGCCGGGGTCGTTCAAGAACCTGCTGGACTGGACCATCGGCGGCACCGAGATCTGCGACAAGCCCACCGCCTGGGTGAGCACGGCCGCACCCGGCCGGGGCCGGGGCGCGGAGGCGACACTGCGGACCGTGCTCGGCTACACGGGCGCCACGGTGATCGAAGAGGCCTGCGCCCGGATTCCGGTGGACCGGCAGAGCGTCGGGGCGGACGGGGTCATCACGGAGACCGGCGCGCGCGAACGGATCGCGGAGGTGCTCACGGTGCTGGCGTCGTCCCCGGGGGACGGCGGGCAGTAG
- a CDS encoding TetR family transcriptional regulator has translation MTGGQATVTAPVPAEAGTGREAILRAARRAFTQRPYAEVTIRRIAADAGVSPSLVVKHFGRKEELFNTVADFGPAAAELLDAPLETLGRHLVVTLVTRRRASQSDPLLRVVFFLGNQDERSLLRDRFHEQVTDALTARLTGPDRALRAELLAGHLLGLGATLSLHREGAGALATPDRIADLYAPALQRLITG, from the coding sequence ATGACCGGCGGCCAGGCCACCGTGACGGCCCCCGTCCCCGCCGAGGCGGGCACCGGCCGGGAGGCGATCCTGCGCGCGGCCCGGCGGGCCTTCACCCAGCGCCCGTACGCGGAGGTGACGATCCGCCGGATCGCCGCCGACGCCGGGGTGAGCCCCTCCCTGGTGGTCAAGCACTTCGGCCGCAAGGAGGAACTCTTCAACACCGTGGCCGACTTCGGCCCCGCCGCCGCCGAACTCCTCGACGCGCCGCTGGAGACACTGGGCCGCCACCTGGTCGTCACGCTGGTGACCCGCCGCCGCGCGTCCCAGTCCGACCCGCTCCTGCGCGTCGTCTTCTTCCTCGGCAACCAGGACGAACGCTCCCTGCTGCGCGACCGCTTCCACGAACAGGTCACCGACGCCCTGACCGCCCGCCTCACCGGCCCCGACCGCGCCCTGCGCGCCGAACTCCTGGCCGGCCACCTCCTCGGCCTCGGCGCCACCCTCAGCCTCCATCGCGAGGGCGCCGGCGCCCTCGCCACCCCGGACCGCATCGCGGACCTGTACGCACCGGCGCTGCAGCGTCTGATCACGGGCTGA
- a CDS encoding serine/threonine-protein kinase yields MSGQQPKRGSASQVFQPLAGDDPSTIAGYRLAAKLGAGGMGKVYLSYTPGGRPVAIKVIRPEFGEDAEFRRRFAQEVQSAQRVQGLFTAPVIDADTDGAQPWLATAYVPGPSLADAVVAHGALPVDAVLLLIAGMAEALHVIHGAGIVHRDLKPSNVLLAADGPRVIDFGIAYAADATSLTGSGVTIGTPSFMAPEQAAGRRVTPATDIFALGQVAAFASTGAPAFGEGTSHGVLYRIVHEDPDLSGVPERLMELVSRCLAKDPADRPSVAEVITLCQTANAETVLRRPEDWLPTPVAADITVRAAAPAPVQTPPPPSSAPTAGPSAAYSPTAPAAPSTPPPGYGPPVAPPPGQAPQTPPPTPYPAQAHAQAAYPTQPAQTSQSAPQYPTGPQAQAQAPTQFPGGYGYPAQAQTYTGQSGPQTVVPSPPAPEPPKRRGGKVAAIAVAAALIFGVAGVGTAYFLLKDDGKKTQSNESAKEKSNTPAGKASPSPGADDEGGTGTDPKPPVDADPEPADYTGINLTAGYHLTFADEDLHPQDGEDNNYELSYDTGGYLDAESEGGRLVLLDPGQTGSLDVCRSETRFTTNIYVDKLSKGRQICITTGTGHLALLTYQGHSPEDSPSDYMTIDVTVWRNAVG; encoded by the coding sequence ATGAGCGGTCAGCAGCCAAAGCGGGGCAGCGCCTCCCAGGTCTTCCAGCCTCTGGCCGGTGACGACCCGTCCACCATCGCCGGATACCGGCTCGCCGCCAAGCTCGGCGCGGGCGGCATGGGCAAGGTGTACCTGTCCTACACGCCCGGCGGGCGGCCCGTCGCCATCAAGGTGATCCGGCCCGAGTTCGGCGAGGACGCCGAGTTCCGGCGGCGGTTCGCGCAGGAGGTGCAGTCCGCCCAGCGCGTGCAGGGGCTGTTCACCGCGCCGGTCATCGACGCGGACACCGACGGCGCGCAGCCGTGGCTGGCGACCGCGTACGTCCCCGGCCCCTCGCTCGCCGACGCGGTCGTCGCGCACGGCGCGCTGCCGGTCGACGCCGTGCTGCTGCTGATCGCCGGCATGGCGGAGGCGCTGCACGTCATCCACGGGGCGGGCATCGTGCACCGCGACCTCAAGCCGTCCAATGTGCTGCTCGCCGCCGACGGACCGCGGGTCATCGACTTCGGCATCGCGTACGCGGCCGACGCGACCTCCCTCACCGGCAGCGGGGTCACCATCGGCACGCCGTCGTTCATGGCCCCGGAGCAGGCGGCGGGGCGGCGAGTCACCCCGGCGACCGACATCTTCGCGCTGGGCCAGGTCGCGGCGTTCGCCTCCACCGGGGCGCCGGCCTTCGGCGAGGGCACCTCGCACGGTGTGCTGTACCGGATCGTCCACGAGGACCCGGACCTCAGCGGGGTCCCGGAACGGCTGATGGAGCTGGTCAGCCGCTGCCTGGCCAAGGACCCGGCGGACCGGCCGTCCGTCGCGGAGGTCATCACGCTCTGCCAGACCGCCAACGCGGAGACGGTGCTGCGCCGCCCCGAGGACTGGCTGCCGACCCCGGTCGCCGCCGACATCACCGTACGCGCGGCTGCCCCGGCGCCCGTCCAGACGCCGCCGCCCCCGTCGTCGGCCCCGACCGCGGGCCCGTCCGCGGCCTACTCGCCCACGGCCCCGGCGGCCCCGAGCACCCCGCCGCCGGGATACGGTCCGCCGGTCGCCCCGCCGCCGGGACAGGCGCCGCAGACCCCGCCCCCGACCCCGTACCCCGCGCAGGCGCACGCCCAGGCCGCGTACCCCACGCAGCCGGCCCAGACCTCGCAGAGCGCACCGCAGTACCCGACCGGCCCCCAGGCGCAGGCCCAGGCCCCGACCCAGTTCCCGGGCGGCTACGGGTATCCGGCGCAGGCCCAGACGTACACCGGCCAGAGCGGGCCCCAGACGGTCGTCCCGTCGCCGCCGGCGCCTGAGCCCCCGAAGCGCCGGGGCGGGAAGGTGGCCGCCATCGCCGTCGCCGCCGCGCTGATCTTCGGTGTCGCGGGCGTCGGCACGGCGTACTTCCTGCTCAAGGACGACGGGAAGAAGACGCAGAGCAACGAGTCGGCCAAGGAGAAGAGCAACACCCCGGCCGGCAAGGCGAGTCCGTCGCCCGGCGCGGACGACGAGGGCGGCACCGGGACCGATCCGAAGCCGCCGGTCGACGCCGACCCGGAGCCCGCCGACTACACGGGCATCAACCTCACCGCGGGCTACCACCTGACGTTCGCGGACGAGGACCTGCACCCGCAGGACGGCGAGGACAACAACTACGAACTCTCCTACGACACCGGCGGCTACCTCGACGCGGAGAGCGAGGGCGGCCGCCTCGTCCTGCTCGACCCGGGCCAGACGGGCTCGCTGGACGTCTGCCGCTCGGAGACCCGGTTCACGACCAACATCTACGTGGACAAGCTCTCCAAGGGGCGCCAGATCTGCATCACCACGGGCACGGGGCACCTGGCGCTGCTGACGTACCAGGGCCACTCCCCCGAGGACTCGCCCAGCGACTACATGACGATCGACGTGACCGTCTGGCGCAACGCGGTCGGCTAG
- a CDS encoding oxidoreductase: MTQQQRWTSEQIPDQTGRVFVVTGANSGLGLATTRALARRGGRVILAVRDEEKGRRAAAGITAAQPDALLDVRRLDLADLDSVRAFAERLRAELPRLDVLVNNAGVMAPPRSLSPQGHETQFAANHLGHFALTGQLLGLLGAGRDPRVVTVSSANHRKASIFFDDITGEHRYSPMGFYNQSKLANAVFGHELHRRLAEAGSPVRSVLAHPGYTATNLQTDGPVALVKVLFGRVLTPLAQTPDQGALPQLYAATDPSAESGEFFGPDGMGELRGAPTRVALSAGATDAGTGRRLWELSERATGVRFAFPTPV, from the coding sequence ATGACACAGCAGCAACGCTGGACCTCCGAGCAGATCCCGGACCAGACCGGACGCGTCTTCGTCGTCACCGGTGCCAACAGCGGTCTCGGCCTGGCCACCACGCGGGCGCTCGCCCGCCGGGGCGGGCGCGTGATCCTCGCCGTGCGCGACGAGGAAAAGGGCCGCCGCGCGGCGGCCGGGATCACCGCCGCACAGCCGGACGCGCTCCTCGACGTGCGCCGCCTCGACCTGGCCGACCTCGACTCCGTACGGGCGTTCGCCGAGCGGCTGCGGGCCGAGCTGCCCCGGCTGGACGTGCTCGTCAACAACGCCGGTGTGATGGCGCCGCCCCGGTCGCTGAGCCCGCAGGGCCACGAGACGCAGTTCGCCGCCAACCACCTCGGCCACTTCGCGCTCACCGGGCAGCTGCTCGGCCTCCTGGGCGCGGGCCGCGACCCCCGTGTCGTCACGGTGAGTTCGGCCAATCACCGCAAGGCGAGCATCTTCTTCGACGACATCACCGGCGAGCACCGGTACTCCCCGATGGGGTTCTACAACCAGTCCAAGCTCGCCAACGCCGTCTTCGGCCACGAGCTCCACCGCCGGCTGGCCGAAGCCGGCAGCCCGGTGCGCAGCGTCCTCGCCCACCCTGGCTACACCGCCACCAACCTCCAGACCGACGGCCCCGTCGCCCTGGTGAAGGTGCTGTTCGGCCGTGTACTGACCCCGCTCGCCCAGACCCCGGACCAAGGCGCCCTGCCCCAGCTCTACGCGGCGACCGACCCGAGCGCGGAAAGCGGCGAGTTCTTCGGGCCGGACGGCATGGGCGAGCTGCGCGGCGCGCCGACCCGGGTGGCGCTGTCCGCCGGGGCGACGGACGCCGGGACCGGCCGGCGGCTGTGGGAACTGTCGGAACGGGCCACGGGGGTGCGGTTCGCGTTCCCCACCCCGGTCTGA
- a CDS encoding DUF1707 domain-containing protein: protein MRASDAERERIAEILREAVAEGRLEMTEFEQRLDSAYRARTHGELEPLVRDLPDPGGVVAPVAGGRPRTGSLARWSDRIGKPATSSGAFAFWGGFRRRGNWTVGRVFTAFAMWGGGEIDLREANFEDREVVIRCFAIMGGMQVTVPPDLHVEVRGIGIMGGFGENAKDEAVPAPDAPRVRVTGFALMGGVGVEHKRSKAEKQRLREAQRERGRLEKGDGGGR from the coding sequence ATGCGGGCCTCCGACGCCGAGCGTGAGCGTATTGCCGAGATCCTGCGCGAGGCGGTGGCGGAGGGCCGCCTGGAGATGACGGAGTTCGAGCAGCGGCTCGACAGCGCGTACCGGGCCCGTACGCACGGTGAGCTGGAGCCGCTCGTCCGTGATCTGCCGGACCCCGGCGGGGTGGTGGCGCCGGTGGCCGGCGGCCGGCCCCGGACGGGCTCACTGGCCCGCTGGTCGGACCGGATCGGCAAGCCGGCGACCTCGTCGGGCGCCTTCGCGTTCTGGGGCGGGTTCCGCCGCCGGGGGAACTGGACGGTCGGCCGGGTGTTCACCGCGTTCGCGATGTGGGGCGGCGGTGAGATCGATCTGCGTGAGGCGAACTTCGAGGACCGCGAGGTCGTCATCCGCTGCTTCGCGATCATGGGCGGCATGCAGGTGACGGTCCCGCCGGACCTGCATGTGGAGGTCCGGGGCATCGGCATCATGGGCGGGTTCGGGGAGAACGCCAAGGACGAGGCGGTCCCCGCCCCGGACGCTCCCCGGGTGCGGGTCACCGGTTTCGCGCTGATGGGCGGCGTCGGGGTGGAGCACAAGCGGAGCAAGGCGGAGAAGCAGCGGCTGCGCGAGGCCCAGCGCGAGCGGGGCCGGCTGGAGAAGGGCGACGGCGGCGGCAGGTAG
- a CDS encoding TetR family transcriptional regulator, which produces MAQRKRQLVSDELTEAALQLLALKGFDAVTIDEIVKAAGVSKRTFFRYFASKEDVVVQFLAGMGTGIRAELAARPADEPPSVALLRAVWVPLGECEDHGDRALRVVRLILRTPALLARFLERQARWRDDLAQELARRLGTDAEADLYPRMAAGMALNAFDAVLHRWTEGDGAESPADLIDRAFEVIAPALDAAGGRRGPS; this is translated from the coding sequence CTGGCCCAGCGCAAGCGTCAGCTCGTATCCGACGAACTGACCGAGGCGGCCCTGCAGTTGCTGGCGCTGAAGGGGTTCGACGCGGTCACGATCGACGAGATCGTGAAGGCCGCAGGCGTGTCCAAGCGCACGTTCTTCCGCTACTTCGCGTCCAAGGAAGACGTGGTCGTCCAGTTCCTGGCCGGCATGGGCACGGGCATCCGCGCCGAACTGGCCGCCCGCCCCGCCGACGAGCCGCCCTCCGTCGCCCTGCTGCGCGCGGTCTGGGTCCCGCTCGGTGAGTGCGAGGACCACGGGGACCGGGCGCTGCGCGTCGTCCGGCTCATCCTGCGGACCCCCGCCCTGCTGGCCCGCTTCCTGGAGCGCCAGGCGCGGTGGCGGGACGACCTGGCGCAGGAGCTGGCCCGGCGGCTCGGAACCGACGCGGAGGCCGACCTCTACCCGAGGATGGCCGCGGGCATGGCGCTGAACGCCTTCGACGCCGTACTGCACCGCTGGACCGAGGGCGACGGTGCCGAGTCCCCGGCCGACCTGATCGACCGCGCCTTCGAGGTGATCGCCCCGGCCCTGGACGCGGCGGGCGGGCGGCGCGGGCCCTCCTGA